GTTGACGAAGCTTACCTTGATAGTTTTTTAGATACCAACCTTAAAGGTACATTTTTCACCACCCAGGCAGCTATCCCTCAAATGCTTAAACAAAAACAAGGTGTTGTTATTAACATTGGTACGCCGCTGGTAAATAAAGCTTTTGGCGGAGTGCCTGCTACAGCGCCAATATCAAGCAAAGGTGCTATCCACGCACTTACCCTGCAATTGGCAGCCGAGTTTGGTAAAAGCAATATCCGTGTAAATACGGTTGCACCCGGCGTGATCCGTACACCAATGCATGCCGAAAATGCCGACGACAGCGCCGGCATCCATTTGTTAAACCGCGTGGGCGAAGTTGAAGACGTTGCCGAAATGGTTTACACCGTTGCCAAAAGCAAATTCATAACCGGCGCAATTATTAATGTTGACGGAGGTACCGCTGCGGGGCATAACCTTAATTAATAAATCACTTCAGCATCATATTATGAAAACTCTTCTTTCTGCTGTGCTTTTATCATGTAGTATTGCTGTAGCTTCGGCACAGCAGAAAGTTGATAGCAAACGCAACAAATTATCAATATCATGGAAACTGCAAAAAACGATTCACTGGCTATAAGCCAGGTACTGGATACTTATTTTAAAGCAATATATGAAGGCGATGCCCAACTTTTAGGCAGCACTTTTAATAAAGGCACTTTGCTTTTTGGCGATATAAAAGGCGTGCCTTACGCCAAAACTCTCGATCAATATCTTGATGGTGTTGCAAACCGCCAAAGCCCCAAAGATTCGGGTAAACCTTATAAGGGAGAAATTATTTCTATCGATGTAATTAACTCGATAGCAGTGGCGAAAGTAAGCGTACAGATGTATGATTTTATTTACAATGATTTACTTTCGTTTCATAAAATAGATAACCGGTGGCTGATTGTCAACAAAATGATTACCGACACCTCTAAATAAAAATATAATTATGTGGTACAATACAAAAGCAGCCGGGGTGCTGGGTATTCAGTATCCTATTTTACAGGGGCCGTTTGGCGGCAACCTGTCAACCGTTAAGCTGGCGGCAACCGTATCAAACATGGGCGGCCTTGGTGGATACGGGGCTTATACGCTTAGTCCTGATGAGATCATCAATATCGATCAGCAAATAAAAGCAGCAACTGATAAACCTTATAATATTAATCTCTGGGTATCTAACAGTGATGTGCCAACCGGCGGTATTACCGATGCCGTTTACGAAAACACCAAGGCCCTTTTTAAACCGTATTTTGATGAGCTTGACATACCGCTGCCACCCAAGCCTGCATCTTTGTTTTCAACGTTCGAGGATCAGGTCGGGGCTTTGTTAGCCACTCGTCCACCGGCATTCAGTTTTATGTTTGGCATCCCCTCACAAACACTTTTGGATGAGTTTCGTAAGTTAAACATTCCGGTTATGGGTGCAGCCACTACACTTGATGAGGCAATTGCTTTAGAAAACGCTGGTGTTGATCTGATCATCGCCTCGGGCTTTGAGGCTGGCGGGCATAGGCCATCTTTCCTCGATAAATCTGAAAACTCATTAATGGGCACCTTTTCCCTGGTGCAGGTAATCAAAGAAAAAGTAAAAACACCCATCATTGCCGCCGGCGGTATAGCCAATGGTAAAGGCATAGCTGCAGCGCTGGCTTTGGGGGCAAGCGCGGTACAGATAGGCACAGCATTCCTGGCCACCGAAGAATCGAACATTACCGAATTTTACCGGCAAACTCTTCTATCCGAGAAATCAAACCATACCATATTAACCCGTGCATTTACCGGGCGCTTAGGCCGCGGTATCCGCAACCGCGTTAGCTCGGATATGGTTGGTAATGAAACCGAATTACTGCCATTCCCCCTGCAAACGCAGTTCATATCGTCGTTACGGAAAGCTGCGTTTGATAAGCAGCAAACCGATATGATATTGTTTTGGAGCGGGCAGATTGCCCCGGTATTGAAACATACCAAAGCTGCCGACCTGATGCAATCGCTCATCACCGAAACCAACGACTACTTTAATCAAACTTATAAAAACTAAACCATGAAAAACCCTGTAAGCGTAACCTACCTTGGCGGCCCTACCATTATCCTCGAAATCGGCGGCTTTAGGATCATGACCGATCCTACGCTCGATCCTGAAGGTGAAACTTTCCATAACCCCACCTACTGGAAAACCGAAGGGCCGGCAATAACAGATATTGGCCATATTGATATGGTACTGCTAAGCCACGATCAGCATAATGATAACCTGGATAATGCGGGAAGAGAATTACTTAAAACCGTTAAGCAAACGCTTACCACGCATATAGGTGCCCAACGTTTACAGGGAACAGCCAAAGGTTTAGCACCATGGGAAAGCATCACCATTACCTCGCCCGAAGGTGATGAAATTACAATCACAGCAACTCCAGCCCGCCACGGCCCTACCGGCGTTGAAAAATTAACCGGCGAAGTGATAGGCTTTTTGGTGGCTGTAAAAGGAGATGCAAACCTGCAGGTTTATATTACCGGCGATACTGTATTTTATGAAGGTGTAAAGGAAGTTGCCGAAAGGTTTGATCCTCAATATGTTTTCATTTTCGCGGGAGCAGCCAAACCCCGCGGGCCATTTAATGTAACCATGGGTACTAACGATGCCATTGATACGGCCTTTGCTTTTCCACAGGCTACCATTATCCCGGTGCATTTTGAGGGATGGTCGCACTATACGGAAACCGGGGATATGTTGAGGCAATCGTTCAAGGCATTGGGCATTGATGACAGGCTTAATATTTTGGAGCCGGGGAAGAAAACAGATTTGTAATTTGCTATTTAAGAAAATCTTATCGGGGGCTTAACGTCGTGCCGAATTTATTTCGGCATCCCACAGGACAGGCAGGTGATTCGCGCATGGTTGCTTAGCGGGTGGGGTGCTGAAACAAGTTACCCATGACATAATTAAAAAAGTTTGTCATCCTGAGCGATAGCGAAGGATCTTCTACAACAAGCATGGCGGCTATACAGGGCGAAGAAGATGCTTCGTTCCTCAGCATGACAAAGGTGAAAATGTCATATCTCCTTCAGATGCCGCGACTTTTACTTACTCAGCATGACGTGGGTCTTTGAGCATAGGTACATTGCACCTTACGTGCAAAAATTATCGTACACAAAATCTCATTGTGTCATAAAAACACTTATATTGTGATCACCAACCGGTAAACCCAACAAAGCCATGTTTAAAACCAAATCGCTGCTTTTTTTGCTGTTGATGATCGCATCTCCATTATTTTTATTTGCACAGGTTAATCCCGCTTTTAAAGCCATCAAACCCCGTTTCAGGGTAATTATGGATAATGATTTCGGCGGAGATCCAGATGGTTTATTTGCGCTCACACATTTGGTATTGTCACCCTCGGTAGAGGTGCGCGGCATTATCGGCTCGCACCTCAACGCTAATGATGGCTTCGACAAATCAAAAACACAGGCCGATAATGCGGTTAAAAAAGCGGCCGAGCTGTTAACCGTTTTAAAAATGAAAGACCGTTTCCCGCTTGTGGCAGGCTCCAACACAGCCATGGTTAACGATACCTCGCCAGTTAAAAGTGCGGCTGTAGATCTGATCATTAAAGAAGCATCACGTACCGATACATCTTTACCCTTGTACATCCTTTGCGGCGCAGGGCTTACCGAAATAGCATCAGCCGTATTAACCGATCCCAAAATTGCCGATAAGGTTACCTTGGTTTGGATAGGCGGCCCGGAATATTTGGATATTGCCATTCCGCCGCCAAATTACAGCAATCCCGAATACAACCTCAATATTGATATAGCTGCAGCAAGGGCTGTGTTTAATCACTCACAGCTAAAGCTTTGGCAAATACCAAGGGATGGTTATCGCCAGGCTATATTGCCATGGTCGGAGTTGCATACTAAAATAAAGCCGCAGGGCGAAACGGGTAAATACCTGGCCGATGTGCTTGAAAGTTTGATGCTGCGCATTCAGCAATATAAGCTTAACCTGGGCGAGGTTTATATTTTAGGCGATAGTCCGCTGGTGTTGCTAACTGCATTGCAATCATCGTTCGAGGCCGATCCATCGTCAAGTGAGTATGTGTTGAAACCTTGTCCGCTTATTAACGCGCAGGGCGGGTATGAATATAATGCTCATGGCCGCAACATCCGGGTTTACCGGCGGTTGGATATCAACCTGATGTTTAATGATTTTTTTGCGAAGCTGGAGTTGAATAGATAAGACGCTAATTGGCATTCATCTGTAAAACAGTTAAAGAAAATTGCCATAGCCCTCACGTCATTGCGAGGTACGAGGCAATCGCACGGAAGCAGAGGGGCTATGCAAATCCGCCCTGCATTGTTCGCGATTGCTTCGTACCTCGCAATGGCGGCTTCGATATATTTTCTAAGCAGTCTGCAAATTTCCGCTTATAAACCGCTGCTTTAGTATTTATCGCAAACCCATCTAAATAATAATTTTATCCCTGGCATACTATACAACAATGGGCAAAATTAAAACTGCGTTCCTCGGGCTTATATTACTATCATCAGCCTCAGTTAAAACCACAGCACAAACTAATCCTATCCCCAAACTTATCGAAAAAAACGGCAGGCACGCGCTGCTGGTTGATGGCAAGCCATTTTTAATTTTAGGAGGGCAGGCACATAATTCAAGCGGATGGCCGGGCATGTTACCTCAGGTATGGCAATCTGTAGAAGCGATGCACCTCAACACCCTCGAGATCCCGATATATTGGGAACAGATAGAGCCACAAGCCGGTAAGTTTGATTTTTCTGTTATAGATACTTTACTTGCCCAATCGCGCCGGCACCATGTGCGATTGGTATTACTATGGTTTGGCACCTGGAAAAACGGCAGTAATCATTACATGCCCGAATGGATGAAGCGCGATGCCGCTAAATATCCAAACATTACCGGCAAAACCGGTAAAGAGATCGATTCGCCCTCGCCCCATTCCAAACCTACTTTAGATGCCGATATTAAAGCTTTTGCAGCAGTGATGCATTATTTAAAGCAGGCCGATCAACAGCATACCGTAATTATGGTTCAGGTAGAGAACGAGCCCGGCTCATGGGATACCGTGCGCGATTATTCGGCACAAGCGCAAAAATTGTTTGAAGCTAACGTTCCTGCCGAATTGTTAAAGCCCGATGTGCTTAAAGCCCTCAGCATCCAGCTCCAGCCCGGTGCAAAAGGCTCATGGCAAACTGTTTTTGGCGAACGCGCGGATGAGTACTTCCAGGCCTGGTCTATCGCCCGGTTTATTGAGCAGGTAGCCGCGGCCGGTAAGGCCGAATATCCGCTGCCGTTATACGTAAACGTAGCCCTGCGCGATCCGCTTACCAATCCGCCCGCAACCCATTACGAAAGTGGCGGCGCAACGGATAATGTGATCCCGATATGGAAAATTGCCGCGCCGCATATCGACCTGCTTGCGCCGGATATTTATTTAGATGGCAGCCAGCGGGTGCAGAAGGTAATTGACTTATACACCCGAACCGACAATGCGCTATTTGTACCCGAGGCCGGATTTACAACCGAAAACGCCCGCTATTTTTATGATGTATTAGCCCATGGCGGCATTGGTTTTTCGCCCTTTGGGATAGATGCTAACGGCGAAACCCACACCAACCAACAAATGACCGAACGCCTTGCTCCCTACGCACAGGAATATGCCATGGCAAGCCCCATGATGCACCAACTTGCCGGCTGGGCTTTTGAAGACAAGATCAGGGCTGTTGTTGAGCACGAGGATCATGCCCAACAAACTATAAAACTGGGTGCCTGGGATGCAGCTATCACCTTTGGTACAGGATCCGGAAACAACCTTAAAACCAACCCGCTGCCGGTAGGTAAGGCGATGATTGTAACGCTATCTGAAAATAAATTTGTGCTGATCGGTTCGCATTGCCATGTAACTTTTAAACCAACCGGCAACAACATGGGCAAAGCCTGGCAATACCTTAAAGTTGAAGAAGGCGTTTACGATCATGGTACATTTAAAGCAGTTCGAATTTTGAATGGTGATGAAACAGACTGGGGCGGACCGAACATAGGTACCAAACCAAAGGTATTACAAATTTCACTTGTGGTGAGGTAATGCTCAGATGTCCTATCTGCACGTTCTTTTTAAAGATGGTTTTACTTTATTTTAATTCATAAACAACGGCTTCGTAAGGTAATAGCTTCCCATCTTTTGACGGATGCTCATAGTTTCCGATCAAAACATTGGCTTTGCTAACATCAATGCCGGTTTGCGTATCAACCGGTTTATCTCTAAAGTTTAACATGATCAATAGCTTTTTGCCATCCAGCTCGCGGGTGTAGATATAGGCATCCGGGTTTTGCGCATCGAGTAATGTATATTTTCCGTAAACCAGGGCCAGGTTATCCTTCCGCAGTTTCACTACCCGCCTGAAGTAATTTAATGTACTGTTCCTGTCTTTTTCCTGCTGTGCTGCGTTGATGGTTTTATAGTTGCTGTTTACTTTTATCCAGGGTGTGCCTGTTGTAAAACCTGCGTTTTTATCGCCATTCCATTGAAAAGGCGTCCGGCCGTTATCCCTGCTTTCAAACGCTATCCGTTGCAGGTATTTTGGTAAATCGCCGCCGATATTTTTTTGCCGCTGGTACTCATTCAGGGTTTGTACATCGCGGTAATCATCAATAGTGGTAAATCCTGCGTTGGTCATGCCCAGCTCGTCGCCATTGTAGTAATAAGGTGTACCACGCATGGTCATTAAAAAAGTGGTAAGCATTTTTGAAGATACTGCTCTAAACTCGGGTTTGTCGTTACCATACCTGCTCACCAGCCGGGCCTGGTCATGGTTTGCCAGGAAAACCGAAAGCCAGCCTTTGGAGGCAAAAGCGCTGTCCCATTTGGTAAATACCTGTTTTAAATGCAATAGGCTGTAGCCTTCGGGTTTGGCAATGTCGGCCCCCTCAAAGGCATAGGCCATATTTAATTCATTCCTGTTGGCATCAACCAAATTGTGCGCATCTTCAAAAGTGTTTCCTGCACCCTCGGCAACGCTCATTACGTTGTATTTGCTCAATACTTCCCTGTTCATTTCCTGCAGATAGCCATGCAAATTGCCCTGCATGGCGTAGTATTGCGTAAAGTTTTTTTCAAATCCGCGCGGAAATGCCGGAAAGGTAGTATCCTTGGCCGCAAACTGAAAAGCATCCAGCCTGAAACCATCTATCCCCTTATCGGCCCAAAACTTCATAATGCCATGTACCTCGTTCCTTACCCTGGGGTTTTCCCAGTTCAAATCGGGCTGCTTGCGCGAAAAATAATGCAGGTAATAGGCATTGGTAAGCGAATCATAACGCCAGGCATCATGGTTTACATCAAACAAACTATAACGGTACGGCGGCGTACCTTGCTCCGCATTCCACCAATGATAATATTCGCGGTATGGATTATTGCGCGAACTGCGGCTTTGTTTAAACCATTCGTGCTCATCGCTGCTGTGGTTCACCACCAAATCCATCACCAGTTTTATGCCCCTGGCATGCATGCCCTTCAGCAATGCATCAAAATCATCCATGGTACCAAAATCCTTCATAATATTGCGGTAATCGCTTACGTCGTACCCGTTATCATCATTGGGCGAACTGTAAATAGGGTTAAGCCAAACCACATCAATACCCAGGCTTTTGATATAATCAAGTTTGGATATAATTCCCTTCAGATCACCTATCCCATCGCCGTTATTATCCTTAAAACTGCGGGGATAAATTTGGTACACTACCGCTTCTTTCCACCATTTGCGGCCGGTGGTATCATTGGCGTTTTGAGCATGGCAAACAACGCCGGCCAATATGCAAACAGTAGTTATTGTGAACAGGATACAGGCTCTCTTCATCATAAAATTTGATTTAAAAAGAATACAGCAGAAATGAATTGATTTACAGGTTTAAAATTGATTATAAGCAAGTTATAAACTATTTATTTAACACGCAACCGGCCGCATAAAAAACCCGGCAGAGGTACCAACATATTATCCTGCAAAAACATTATCACGTTTTTGCGGTTAAAACAAAACCCGCCGCTATCACAGTTAAAACATAATAAATTGATTTTAAAACATTTACATATTTTAACGTGCAGCGTAAATCATTATATAAAATATTCCGTCACTTATTCGGCCTTGCTTTATTTACAGTTTTAAGTGTAATAACAAACCATGCCTACGCCCAGGTGCAGGTACCGTCTGATACAACTAAGGTTGATTCATTGCATAAAAATGAGCCAAAACCGGTTAAAGCTACTGATACCCTTTATAAACAATATGATTTTGGCGATCTGATGCGGAACATCTTTCATCCCGGTAAACCGGCAGATGCTCCCAATAAAAAATCATCAGGCATTACGGTTATTCCCAATGTGGCATCCAACCCAACCATCGGCTCGCAAATAGGCATTAAAGCCGTAGCCGGTAAAAAGCTGGGCGATGATCCTAACACGCTTCTTTCGGTAGCCGCTACGTCGGCATCCATCACCACAAAAGGCATCATTTATTTTTATATTAACCACAACATATACACGCCGGGTAATAACTGGAATTTTCAGGGCAATTTGGTTGCAGCCAAAACGGTATCGCCCGATTATGGTTTGGGTATAGGCCAGGCATCAAACGGCAGCGCAGCCGACCAGGTGCTGGCCAATCCCGAGCGTAAAGGCCGGGCCCTGCACTCACAATACTATAACATCCGCGAAAAGGTTTATAAAGAAATAGATAAAGGCCTCTTCATCGGTGCAGGTGCATCTTTCGATATCCGCCGGAAAATTGAAGACACCAAATCAACAACCGATTTTACACCCTATAATATTTACAGCGACCGCCACGGCTTTGCCCGCGATCATTACGCCGCCAACGGCCTGCTTTTCAACCTGCAATACACCACCCGCGACAACCAGAACCGCGCCTATCATGGCATTTATGCCGATGCGGGTTTCCGCATCAACCAATCATGGATGGGCAGTTCGCGAAACGCGATACAGTTCACTACAGATTTCAGGAAATACTTCAGTCTTTCATCGGTAAACCCGGAGCATGTTGTCGCCTTCTGGAACTGGGGCTCATACCTCATCAGCGGTAATATCCCTTATCTCGAATTGGCCGGTACCGGTAAAGATGCAGGCTTCAGGAGTGGCCGCGGTTATGTGGTTCAATACTTTAAGGGCACACAATACAACTATAGCGAAGTCGAATACCGCTTCCCTATCCTGCGCAACAAATTTGTAAGCGGCGTGGTGTTTGGCAACCTGCAAACCGCCAATGATGAATCGGGCACCAAAATATTTAAGCAATTTCAGCCGGGTTATGGTGGTGGTTTACGCGTGCTGTTTAACAAAGCCACACGTACCAATCTTTGTTTGGATTATGCTTTTGGTAAGTATGGCTCGAAAGGTTTCTTTTTGGGG
The sequence above is a segment of the Mucilaginibacter celer genome. Coding sequences within it:
- a CDS encoding MBL fold metallo-hydrolase, which gives rise to MKNPVSVTYLGGPTIILEIGGFRIMTDPTLDPEGETFHNPTYWKTEGPAITDIGHIDMVLLSHDQHNDNLDNAGRELLKTVKQTLTTHIGAQRLQGTAKGLAPWESITITSPEGDEITITATPARHGPTGVEKLTGEVIGFLVAVKGDANLQVYITGDTVFYEGVKEVAERFDPQYVFIFAGAAKPRGPFNVTMGTNDAIDTAFAFPQATIIPVHFEGWSHYTETGDMLRQSFKALGIDDRLNILEPGKKTDL
- a CDS encoding DUF5597 domain-containing protein gives rise to the protein MGKIKTAFLGLILLSSASVKTTAQTNPIPKLIEKNGRHALLVDGKPFLILGGQAHNSSGWPGMLPQVWQSVEAMHLNTLEIPIYWEQIEPQAGKFDFSVIDTLLAQSRRHHVRLVLLWFGTWKNGSNHYMPEWMKRDAAKYPNITGKTGKEIDSPSPHSKPTLDADIKAFAAVMHYLKQADQQHTVIMVQVENEPGSWDTVRDYSAQAQKLFEANVPAELLKPDVLKALSIQLQPGAKGSWQTVFGERADEYFQAWSIARFIEQVAAAGKAEYPLPLYVNVALRDPLTNPPATHYESGGATDNVIPIWKIAAPHIDLLAPDIYLDGSQRVQKVIDLYTRTDNALFVPEAGFTTENARYFYDVLAHGGIGFSPFGIDANGETHTNQQMTERLAPYAQEYAMASPMMHQLAGWAFEDKIRAVVEHEDHAQQTIKLGAWDAAITFGTGSGNNLKTNPLPVGKAMIVTLSENKFVLIGSHCHVTFKPTGNNMGKAWQYLKVEEGVYDHGTFKAVRILNGDETDWGGPNIGTKPKVLQISLVVR
- a CDS encoding nuclear transport factor 2 family protein, whose product is METAKNDSLAISQVLDTYFKAIYEGDAQLLGSTFNKGTLLFGDIKGVPYAKTLDQYLDGVANRQSPKDSGKPYKGEIISIDVINSIAVAKVSVQMYDFIYNDLLSFHKIDNRWLIVNKMITDTSK
- a CDS encoding glycoside hydrolase family 13 protein, with the protein product MMKRACILFTITTVCILAGVVCHAQNANDTTGRKWWKEAVVYQIYPRSFKDNNGDGIGDLKGIISKLDYIKSLGIDVVWLNPIYSSPNDDNGYDVSDYRNIMKDFGTMDDFDALLKGMHARGIKLVMDLVVNHSSDEHEWFKQSRSSRNNPYREYYHWWNAEQGTPPYRYSLFDVNHDAWRYDSLTNAYYLHYFSRKQPDLNWENPRVRNEVHGIMKFWADKGIDGFRLDAFQFAAKDTTFPAFPRGFEKNFTQYYAMQGNLHGYLQEMNREVLSKYNVMSVAEGAGNTFEDAHNLVDANRNELNMAYAFEGADIAKPEGYSLLHLKQVFTKWDSAFASKGWLSVFLANHDQARLVSRYGNDKPEFRAVSSKMLTTFLMTMRGTPYYYNGDELGMTNAGFTTIDDYRDVQTLNEYQRQKNIGGDLPKYLQRIAFESRDNGRTPFQWNGDKNAGFTTGTPWIKVNSNYKTINAAQQEKDRNSTLNYFRRVVKLRKDNLALVYGKYTLLDAQNPDAYIYTRELDGKKLLIMLNFRDKPVDTQTGIDVSKANVLIGNYEHPSKDGKLLPYEAVVYELK
- a CDS encoding NAD(P)H-dependent flavin oxidoreductase; this encodes MWYNTKAAGVLGIQYPILQGPFGGNLSTVKLAATVSNMGGLGGYGAYTLSPDEIINIDQQIKAATDKPYNINLWVSNSDVPTGGITDAVYENTKALFKPYFDELDIPLPPKPASLFSTFEDQVGALLATRPPAFSFMFGIPSQTLLDEFRKLNIPVMGAATTLDEAIALENAGVDLIIASGFEAGGHRPSFLDKSENSLMGTFSLVQVIKEKVKTPIIAAGGIANGKGIAAALALGASAVQIGTAFLATEESNITEFYRQTLLSEKSNHTILTRAFTGRLGRGIRNRVSSDMVGNETELLPFPLQTQFISSLRKAAFDKQQTDMILFWSGQIAPVLKHTKAADLMQSLITETNDYFNQTYKN
- a CDS encoding SDR family NAD(P)-dependent oxidoreductase translates to MKTQTVIVTGASSGIGKEVARHFLANGDNVVINSATAEKLEQVYNELGAGPNLAMVAGNVKDKTTGEQLVATAIEKFGSVDVLVNNAGIFGTKPFLEVDEAYLDSFLDTNLKGTFFTTQAAIPQMLKQKQGVVINIGTPLVNKAFGGVPATAPISSKGAIHALTLQLAAEFGKSNIRVNTVAPGVIRTPMHAENADDSAGIHLLNRVGEVEDVAEMVYTVAKSKFITGAIINVDGGTAAGHNLN
- a CDS encoding nucleoside hydrolase — translated: MFKTKSLLFLLLMIASPLFLFAQVNPAFKAIKPRFRVIMDNDFGGDPDGLFALTHLVLSPSVEVRGIIGSHLNANDGFDKSKTQADNAVKKAAELLTVLKMKDRFPLVAGSNTAMVNDTSPVKSAAVDLIIKEASRTDTSLPLYILCGAGLTEIASAVLTDPKIADKVTLVWIGGPEYLDIAIPPPNYSNPEYNLNIDIAAARAVFNHSQLKLWQIPRDGYRQAILPWSELHTKIKPQGETGKYLADVLESLMLRIQQYKLNLGEVYILGDSPLVLLTALQSSFEADPSSSEYVLKPCPLINAQGGYEYNAHGRNIRVYRRLDINLMFNDFFAKLELNR
- a CDS encoding BamA/TamA family outer membrane protein, whose protein sequence is MQRKSLYKIFRHLFGLALFTVLSVITNHAYAQVQVPSDTTKVDSLHKNEPKPVKATDTLYKQYDFGDLMRNIFHPGKPADAPNKKSSGITVIPNVASNPTIGSQIGIKAVAGKKLGDDPNTLLSVAATSASITTKGIIYFYINHNIYTPGNNWNFQGNLVAAKTVSPDYGLGIGQASNGSAADQVLANPERKGRALHSQYYNIREKVYKEIDKGLFIGAGASFDIRRKIEDTKSTTDFTPYNIYSDRHGFARDHYAANGLLFNLQYTTRDNQNRAYHGIYADAGFRINQSWMGSSRNAIQFTTDFRKYFSLSSVNPEHVVAFWNWGSYLISGNIPYLELAGTGKDAGFRSGRGYVVQYFKGTQYNYSEVEYRFPILRNKFVSGVVFGNLQTANDESGTKIFKQFQPGYGGGLRVLFNKATRTNLCLDYAFGKYGSKGFFLGLNEAF